The following proteins come from a genomic window of Vallitaleaceae bacterium 9-2:
- a CDS encoding YggS family pyridoxal phosphate-dependent enzyme: MNKKQMEENYQSVLCNIENACQRSGRNPEDVTLIAVSKTKPVETVKMAIDIGMTEFGENKPQEIRDKTNEISTPVKWHMIGHLQSNKIKYVLTTCELIHSIDSLKLAQQLNEQAIKKECHVNILLQVNISKETSKQGFLAENLEQAVREIGAMSHIHIQGFMTIAPYVENPEDNRHLFRQLNELLIDIKSKNIDNVNMNILSMGMTGDYEVAIEEGATHIRVGTGLFGERNYNK; encoded by the coding sequence ATGAATAAAAAACAAATGGAAGAAAATTATCAATCTGTCTTATGCAATATTGAAAACGCTTGTCAACGTAGTGGGCGTAACCCTGAAGATGTTACACTCATTGCAGTATCAAAAACCAAACCTGTAGAGACAGTCAAGATGGCAATAGATATTGGTATGACCGAATTTGGTGAAAATAAGCCTCAAGAAATTCGCGATAAGACCAATGAAATTTCAACCCCAGTAAAGTGGCATATGATTGGTCATCTACAAAGCAATAAAATCAAATATGTCTTAACAACATGTGAACTCATTCATTCGATTGATTCACTCAAGCTTGCTCAACAACTCAATGAACAAGCAATAAAAAAAGAATGCCATGTAAATATACTTCTTCAGGTTAATATTAGTAAAGAAACCTCAAAACAAGGATTTTTAGCCGAAAATCTGGAGCAAGCTGTACGTGAAATCGGAGCCATGAGTCACATTCATATTCAAGGATTCATGACAATCGCTCCTTATGTAGAAAATCCTGAAGACAATCGCCATCTTTTCCGTCAATTAAACGAATTACTTATTGACATAAAAAGTAAAAACATTGATAATGTTAATATGAATATTCTATCTATGGGAATGACAGGTGATTATGAAGTTGCCATAGAAGAAGGCGCAACGCATATTCGTGTAGGTACAGGACTTTTCGGAGAAAGAAATTATAATAAGTAA
- a CDS encoding HlyD family efflux transporter periplasmic adaptor subunit, translating into MANNRYKASAKKKKREEKANKHINFVVVVYVILMAYLLFIVYHSLTKDTIHYVYAEAGEILNEGSFDGVFIRDETIVYSNTNGPVKYFVPEGDKVRLNTYVCVINQDEEMARILDEQVNEHLSQLNRASDYTNEDYSILKDRIRSYVVEKKKNDLSYASIARDNLEATLYDISQTVRVTDQDLFDQIQKKIQAGQSKKLQNGTYYKMAKSGVISYTIDGFEDITIDTLTPQVFAQEVTTVDITKKQSISSGDPLYKVVDNYLYYLVSEIDPYSEKHLENRSYVSLFFPTKNISVDVKVHSTFRDGDKIFAVYEFDRYFNLFFSDRKINYKIIYNQYDGLKIPNEAMTTKDVYKVPKSAIQYNKGSYQLQKSLSFADQSNKQELVPIDIKEYYSDGEFSYVRSIDSETTLNTQDKILYVLDENAAVSDMGTYTLEPPTTIEGVYVVNKGYTDFRRVETIYEDKDFRIITSQLKYSVGLYDKIVADSRGIEEFTTLK; encoded by the coding sequence ATGGCAAACAATCGATATAAGGCAAGTGCAAAAAAGAAAAAGAGAGAAGAAAAAGCAAATAAGCATATTAACTTTGTTGTTGTTGTTTATGTAATTTTAATGGCCTATTTACTTTTTATCGTATACCATTCATTAACCAAAGATACCATTCATTATGTGTATGCAGAAGCTGGTGAAATACTAAATGAAGGTTCGTTTGATGGCGTATTTATACGCGATGAAACCATTGTTTACAGCAATACCAATGGACCGGTAAAATATTTTGTCCCTGAAGGAGATAAAGTTCGCCTAAATACATATGTATGTGTTATCAATCAAGATGAAGAAATGGCTCGAATACTTGACGAACAGGTCAATGAACACCTAAGCCAACTCAATCGTGCCTCAGATTATACGAATGAAGATTATAGCATTTTAAAAGATCGAATTCGTTCTTATGTTGTGGAAAAAAAGAAGAACGATCTTAGTTACGCTTCTATTGCCCGGGACAATCTAGAAGCAACGCTATATGATATTTCCCAAACGGTTCGCGTCACGGACCAAGACCTTTTTGATCAAATCCAAAAAAAGATCCAAGCCGGTCAAAGTAAAAAACTTCAAAATGGTACGTACTACAAAATGGCAAAAAGTGGTGTTATCAGTTATACTATTGATGGGTTTGAAGATATTACGATAGACACGTTGACGCCGCAAGTCTTTGCACAGGAAGTTACTACTGTTGATATCACCAAAAAGCAATCCATCTCGAGCGGGGACCCCTTATATAAAGTGGTGGATAATTATCTATATTATTTAGTCTCCGAGATTGATCCATATAGTGAAAAACATTTGGAAAACCGTTCGTATGTAAGTTTGTTTTTTCCAACCAAAAATATAAGTGTTGATGTAAAAGTCCATTCAACATTCCGTGACGGTGACAAGATTTTCGCTGTTTATGAATTTGATCGATACTTTAATTTGTTTTTTTCAGATCGTAAAATCAATTACAAAATTATCTATAATCAATATGATGGACTAAAAATCCCCAATGAAGCAATGACCACCAAAGACGTATATAAAGTTCCTAAAAGCGCTATACAATACAACAAAGGAAGTTATCAGCTGCAAAAAAGTCTCTCTTTTGCTGATCAATCCAATAAACAAGAACTTGTCCCCATTGATATCAAAGAATACTATTCTGATGGCGAATTCTCCTATGTTCGAAGCATCGATTCTGAGACGACATTAAATACGCAGGATAAAATTCTTTATGTCCTCGATGAAAATGCAGCCGTTAGTGATATGGGAACCTATACACTCGAGCCGCCGACTACGATTGAGGGCGTATATGTTGTCAATAAAGGTTACACAGATTTTCGTCGTGTAGAAACGATTTATGAGGATAAAGATTTTAGAATTATTACTTCACAACTTAAATATAGTGTCGGACTATATGATAAAATTGTGGCAGACAGCCGTGGCATTGAAGAATTTACAACATTAAAGTAA
- a CDS encoding TIGR01212 family radical SAM protein (This family includes YhcC from E. coli K-12, an uncharacterized radical SAM protein.), whose product MLSTKIYAYNEYLTHKYGAKTYKCPINIPSTCPNRDGTLGHHGCSFCSAKGTGFESHHNMVPIAEQINAARDKMIARYKAKKFIGYFQNYTNTYMPVETFISYVEQALECDLVGIDIATRPDTISDAYIDALKKIKAQYAINITFELGLQIANDSILNATHRGHSVQDYEQTAIKLKSHGFDICTHLILNLPDSTMTDVLNTAKLMNTVKTDVVKLHSLYIAKDSLYEKQFLEGKIHVGSVEDYVDRVVAFITHLNPDIALARLVSRIPKDDAVFSNWDASWWKIYNQIMDYLDTHKLSQGIYYQEDSYGKQSI is encoded by the coding sequence ATGTTAAGCACAAAAATATACGCATATAATGAATATCTTACGCATAAATATGGGGCAAAAACATACAAATGCCCCATTAATATTCCTTCAACCTGTCCAAATCGTGATGGAACATTAGGTCATCACGGCTGTTCATTTTGTAGCGCAAAAGGAACGGGATTTGAATCCCATCACAATATGGTGCCTATAGCCGAGCAAATCAATGCAGCCAGAGATAAAATGATAGCTCGCTATAAGGCCAAAAAATTTATCGGCTATTTTCAAAATTATACCAATACCTACATGCCGGTCGAGACATTTATCTCTTATGTAGAACAAGCCCTTGAATGTGATTTGGTAGGAATTGATATTGCTACGCGCCCCGATACCATATCGGATGCATATATTGATGCCCTAAAAAAAATAAAGGCTCAATACGCTATCAATATTACCTTTGAATTAGGACTGCAAATCGCAAATGATAGTATTTTAAATGCAACACATCGAGGCCATAGTGTACAAGACTATGAGCAAACCGCTATAAAACTTAAATCTCATGGCTTTGATATATGTACCCATCTTATTTTAAATTTACCCGATTCAACAATGACCGATGTTCTTAATACAGCAAAACTCATGAACACAGTTAAAACCGATGTGGTTAAACTACATTCTTTATATATTGCTAAGGACAGCCTGTATGAAAAACAGTTTTTGGAAGGTAAAATTCATGTTGGAAGCGTAGAAGATTATGTTGATCGTGTCGTAGCGTTTATAACCCATTTGAATCCTGACATCGCACTTGCACGTTTAGTGTCAAGAATTCCAAAAGACGATGCAGTTTTTTCAAATTGGGATGCAAGCTGGTGGAAAATATACAATCAAATTATGGACTATTTAGATACCCATAAATTAAGTCAAGGAATTTATTATCAAGAGGATAGTTATGGCAAACAATCGATATAA
- a CDS encoding twitching motility protein PilT, with the protein MIQVISGDTGEGKTKELIEAANAKLKETSGNIVYIDADNTHMYDLKHEIRYINISEFPIDNYHEFYGFMCGILSEDNDIDYIFVDGLLRMAHLNKVDNSDELINKLKTITNKFGVKLVAGINCKQSTLPHFLQEFSMA; encoded by the coding sequence ATGATACAAGTTATTTCAGGTGATACTGGTGAGGGAAAAACAAAAGAGCTAATTGAAGCAGCCAATGCAAAGTTAAAGGAAACAAGTGGGAACATCGTTTATATTGATGCAGACAATACCCATATGTACGATTTAAAACATGAAATACGCTATATAAATATTTCAGAATTTCCAATTGACAATTATCATGAATTCTATGGTTTTATGTGTGGTATCTTATCCGAAGACAATGATATTGATTATATTTTTGTTGATGGCCTCTTGCGAATGGCGCATCTGAATAAAGTTGATAACTCAGACGAATTAATAAATAAATTAAAAACTATTACCAACAAATTTGGCGTAAAACTTGTTGCAGGTATTAACTGCAAACAAAGTACTCTACCTCATTTCCTTCAAGAATTCTCAATGGCTTAA
- the mgsA gene encoding methylglyoxal synthase produces the protein MNIGLVAHDTKKKLMQNFCIAYRNILHKHDLYATGTTGRLIEEVTNLSIHKYLTGHLGGVQQLGSQIAHNQIDVMIFLRDPVSRQEHEPEMGSLIRLCDIHNIPVATNLATAELLIRALERGDIEWRDVLR, from the coding sequence ATGAATATCGGACTAGTAGCACACGATACCAAAAAAAAATTAATGCAAAATTTTTGCATTGCATATAGGAATATTTTGCATAAGCATGACCTTTATGCAACGGGAACAACAGGAAGATTAATTGAAGAAGTGACGAATTTAAGTATCCACAAATATCTTACCGGACACTTAGGTGGTGTACAGCAACTTGGGTCACAAATTGCTCATAATCAAATTGATGTGATGATTTTTTTACGTGATCCTGTATCTCGTCAAGAACATGAACCCGAGATGGGATCGCTCATTCGTTTGTGTGATATCCATAATATCCCTGTAGCTACAAATCTAGCTACTGCAGAGTTATTAATACGTGCGTTAGAACGTGGGGATATTGAATGGCGTGATGTGCTAAGGTGA
- the rodA gene encoding rod shape-determining protein RodA, with product MFRSYNYKRYDFLSIILMFLLITISYFVIGSATRINSIEGTDYYAQRQLMGFSIGLVLMLLVSFFDYHLLGKLAIPIYLLNVGLLVAVLMFGKEVNGAVRWIEMLGMTIQPSEFSKFFMVIVLAKYFDRFQKHINSVFVWLGAGILIVIPMMLIRKQPDLSTALVLVFLLGIMLFAAGIKYRYIFILLGIAIVMMFGVLWYIQQPDQVLLSDNQLGRIMAMINPEEYELSIALQTQNSVQGIGSGQLFGKGIYNGKLNQYNYLPESQTDFIFSIIGEEFGFIGCSVVLLLMLALMLRVLYIAKDSKDLMGQLLCAGFVAVLGFQTFINVGVTTNIVPNTGLPLPFISYGLSALWSNMLMLGLVLNLSIQRKTNK from the coding sequence ATTTCCTAAGTATTATTCTTATGTTTTTACTAATTACCATTAGCTATTTTGTAATTGGTAGTGCCACACGTATCAATAGTATTGAAGGAACAGATTATTATGCACAGCGACAATTAATGGGATTTTCAATTGGATTAGTATTGATGTTACTGGTATCCTTTTTTGATTATCATCTATTGGGAAAATTAGCAATCCCAATTTATCTTTTAAATGTCGGTCTATTAGTTGCTGTACTAATGTTTGGTAAAGAAGTTAATGGTGCAGTACGGTGGATAGAAATGCTAGGGATGACAATACAGCCCAGCGAATTTAGCAAGTTTTTTATGGTCATTGTATTGGCAAAATATTTTGATCGGTTTCAAAAACACATTAATTCTGTTTTTGTGTGGCTTGGTGCCGGAATACTTATTGTTATACCTATGATGCTTATACGAAAGCAGCCGGATTTATCGACTGCACTGGTTTTAGTTTTTTTGTTAGGCATTATGTTATTTGCCGCAGGTATTAAATATCGTTATATTTTTATTTTATTAGGGATTGCAATTGTAATGATGTTTGGTGTATTATGGTATATACAACAGCCTGACCAAGTATTATTAAGTGATAATCAATTAGGTCGAATTATGGCCATGATTAATCCAGAAGAGTACGAATTATCGATTGCCCTTCAGACTCAAAACTCTGTTCAAGGAATAGGCTCCGGGCAATTGTTTGGAAAAGGAATATATAACGGAAAACTTAATCAGTATAATTATTTACCAGAATCACAAACCGATTTTATTTTCTCGATTATTGGTGAAGAATTTGGATTTATCGGTTGTTCTGTTGTTTTGCTCCTCATGTTAGCATTAATGCTTCGTGTTTTATATATCGCAAAAGACAGTAAGGACTTAATGGGGCAGCTTTTATGTGCTGGCTTTGTTGCTGTCCTTGGTTTTCAAACATTTATTAATGTTGGAGTCACAACAAATATTGTTCCAAATACTGGATTGCCTTTACCATTTATTAGTTATGGTTTAAGTGCATTGTGGAGCAATATGCTCATGTTAGGTCTTGTACTTAACTTAAGTATCCAGCGAAAAACAAACAAATAG